A single region of the Selenomonas sp. oral taxon 920 genome encodes:
- a CDS encoding glycosyltransferase family 2 protein gives MDKITIIVPCYNEAEVVERFYSEVETATAGIADCAFSYLFIDDGSRDHTLAAIRTLADAHENVHYIRFTRNFGKEPAMMAGLDYADGDAVILMDADLQHPPSLIPEMVMHWRAGFDDVCGKRTDRADETLLKRTMANLFYRSMQAVSRFTLQRDVGDFRLLDHRCVAALRLLRENQRFTKGLFTWVGFKKKEIPFHVHPRAAGKTTWSYLALLSLAIEGITSFTTAPLRLTTVLGLAVSALALCYMIVVLVDALVYGDPVAGYPTLMTVLLFLGGVQLLSLGIIGEYLGRVFTESKQRPCYLIDELDGEKFDYAAGRGEVK, from the coding sequence ATGGACAAGATCACGATTATCGTTCCCTGCTACAACGAGGCAGAGGTGGTGGAGCGTTTCTACAGCGAGGTGGAGACAGCAACGGCAGGCATTGCGGACTGCGCCTTTTCCTATCTCTTTATCGACGACGGCAGCCGCGATCATACGCTCGCGGCGATTCGTACGCTCGCCGACGCACACGAGAACGTGCACTATATCCGTTTCACACGCAATTTCGGCAAGGAGCCTGCAATGATGGCAGGGCTCGACTACGCAGACGGCGACGCGGTGATCCTGATGGATGCGGATCTTCAACATCCGCCCTCGCTGATTCCTGAGATGGTCATGCATTGGCGTGCAGGCTTCGATGATGTCTGCGGAAAACGCACGGATCGCGCAGACGAAACACTCTTGAAGCGCACGATGGCGAATCTCTTCTACCGCTCGATGCAGGCGGTCAGCCGCTTTACACTGCAGCGCGACGTGGGCGATTTTCGTCTGCTCGACCATCGCTGCGTGGCAGCGCTGCGTCTCCTGCGCGAGAATCAGCGCTTTACGAAGGGCCTCTTCACATGGGTCGGCTTCAAGAAGAAGGAGATCCCTTTCCACGTACATCCGCGTGCGGCGGGCAAGACGACGTGGAGCTACCTCGCGCTGCTGTCTCTGGCGATCGAGGGCATTACCTCGTTTACAACGGCACCGCTGCGCCTGACGACGGTACTCGGTCTCGCAGTCTCGGCGCTCGCCCTCTGCTATATGATTGTCGTCCTCGTGGATGCGCTCGTCTACGGCGACCCCGTCGCAGGCTATCCGACGCTCATGACGGTGCTGCTCTTCCTCGGCGGCGTGCAGCTGCTCTCGCTCGGCATCATCGGCGAGTACCTCGGGCGCGTCTTTACCGAGAGCAAGCAGCGTCCGTGCTATCTGATCGACGAGCTGGACGGGGAGAAATTTGACTACGCCGCAGGGCGCGGGGAGGTGAAGTAG
- a CDS encoding DUF3329 domain-containing protein, with amino-acid sequence MLRTGLVAGAVFAFLFALNHFMPVHRDDYDYSMVWKTGVHLASFSDVCVSGVQHYLLHGGRTVTVFCLQLFLWLGKTAFDIANALMFLALVVLATMHARRALDFWKHPRLLAAAALLLWLSLPHFGEVAVWKSGSTVYLWSAVPAFLFLLPYNLALRALSEGRRVRRMWAVLPMFLLGILAGWSIENLAVTVVVTAFGASLYVRRRYGTSPAWMITGALGALTGLAGLVAAPGNYVRYDVQGAGKGILVHIGNQFAGQGEMLLYLLPVLLLILTAWRLYRQLSAGQPTERHGSLLLYAGKKYVVGFSTDGISIGTVTLVALISLLTLSYFTGGWVAGGIRDAIIGSVLTPLGFTKPKTIHLFTNLMNGFEEMAIYWLAILLFYVRIKQKLGLTAAAVRAAAECVPARDVLRRHPAARYAAFLMALGICNNLVMLAAPTFPGRATFSSAAMFVTAALALLSDEPIRSALLPRAGSVLCAGACLLFAYTGTAALFITQEMHAADAARIAQIEETRARGETVVRFPRIERTNRALRHVYYEDWDNSVTKEGAMEYFGLTDVVVDGK; translated from the coding sequence ATGCTTCGCACGGGACTGGTCGCGGGGGCCGTCTTTGCATTTCTGTTTGCACTGAATCACTTTATGCCCGTCCACCGCGACGACTACGACTATTCGATGGTCTGGAAAACGGGTGTACACCTCGCATCATTCTCCGACGTATGCGTCTCCGGCGTACAGCACTATCTGCTCCACGGCGGGCGAACGGTCACGGTCTTCTGCCTGCAGCTCTTCCTCTGGCTCGGTAAGACGGCGTTCGACATCGCAAACGCGCTGATGTTCCTCGCGCTCGTCGTTTTGGCAACGATGCATGCACGGCGTGCACTCGATTTCTGGAAGCATCCGCGCCTCCTTGCGGCGGCAGCGCTTCTGCTCTGGCTCTCACTGCCGCACTTCGGCGAGGTCGCTGTCTGGAAGAGCGGCTCGACGGTCTACCTCTGGTCGGCAGTGCCCGCCTTCCTCTTTCTCCTGCCGTACAATCTCGCTCTGCGGGCGCTCTCGGAGGGGCGGCGGGTGCGGCGAATGTGGGCCGTTCTCCCGATGTTCCTGCTCGGCATTCTCGCGGGCTGGTCGATCGAAAATCTCGCCGTGACGGTCGTTGTCACGGCATTTGGTGCATCTCTGTATGTGCGGCGACGTTACGGCACCTCCCCCGCATGGATGATCACCGGCGCGCTCGGCGCACTCACTGGACTTGCAGGGCTTGTCGCCGCCCCCGGCAACTATGTGCGCTACGATGTGCAGGGGGCGGGCAAGGGCATCCTCGTGCACATCGGCAATCAGTTCGCGGGGCAGGGCGAGATGCTGCTCTACCTCCTGCCCGTTCTTCTGCTCATCCTGACGGCATGGCGGCTCTATCGGCAACTGTCGGCGGGGCAGCCGACGGAGCGGCACGGCTCGCTCCTCCTCTATGCCGGGAAAAAATATGTGGTGGGGTTTAGCACAGACGGCATCAGTATCGGTACCGTAACGCTCGTCGCACTCATCAGCCTGCTCACCCTCTCCTATTTCACGGGCGGGTGGGTCGCGGGCGGCATCCGCGATGCCATCATCGGCAGTGTGCTTACACCGCTGGGTTTCACGAAACCAAAGACGATCCATCTCTTTACAAATCTCATGAACGGCTTCGAGGAGATGGCGATCTACTGGCTCGCGATTCTCCTCTTCTACGTACGCATCAAACAGAAGCTCGGCCTGACCGCCGCTGCCGTACGAGCGGCGGCAGAATGCGTGCCCGCACGCGATGTACTGCGCCGCCATCCCGCCGCACGCTATGCGGCGTTCCTGATGGCTCTTGGCATCTGCAACAACCTCGTCATGCTCGCCGCGCCGACCTTTCCGGGACGCGCGACCTTCAGCTCGGCTGCGATGTTCGTCACGGCGGCACTCGCACTGCTCAGCGATGAGCCCATCCGCAGCGCACTTCTCCCGCGGGCGGGCAGTGTACTGTGCGCGGGCGCGTGCCTCCTCTTTGCCTACACAGGCACGGCGGCGCTCTTCATCACGCAGGAGATGCACGCAGCGGACGCGGCGCGCATCGCACAGATCGAGGAGACACGTGCACGCGGCGAGACCGTCGTCCGCTTCCCGCGTATCGAGCGCACGAACCGTGCGCTGCGCCACGTCTACTACGAGGACTGGGACAACAGCGTCACGAAGGAGGGCGCGATGGAGTACTTCGGGCTGACCGATGTTGTTGTGGACGGGAAATGA
- a CDS encoding hemolysin family protein has protein sequence MDSSLSDLFALILLIVCLSANAYFAQVETALTASHRGRLERLADDGDRDAASALALLEHPVPPLAMAQAGVTCTSLLMGLGIGLLVAPTFGRFLAKLLPGMEVFAAALVLSILVMTALTLLFGDFLPKQIALQNPEGILMRSHRSIRLLTRLTALPSAALVSVSRGLLLLVGINPENRASVTEDAVKDLMEQGTEDGTFEKAEQDMVDRIFHMSDQTASALMTPRTQIAWIDLAETRTEQLRVIRAAEHEVFPVAYENLDDFRGVVYAKELLDAVLDGAELNLADYIRSPLFVPRTMEGLRVLEKFRTGAIHEAVVLDEYGGVVGFITMGDIMEEIIGSADDDAPTGTRTGAEETANWVFDGLFPIDEFKEEFGIDELPDEDHDHFHTLGGFVTAQIGRIPKVGETCTWGAYTFEVLRMDRARVAQIRMTRTEAPPEE, from the coding sequence TTGGACAGTTCCCTATCCGACCTTTTTGCACTCATCCTGCTCATCGTCTGCCTCTCGGCGAACGCCTACTTCGCGCAGGTCGAAACCGCACTCACCGCATCCCATCGCGGGCGGCTCGAACGCCTCGCCGATGACGGCGACAGGGACGCAGCGTCGGCACTCGCCCTCCTCGAACATCCCGTGCCGCCGCTTGCCATGGCGCAGGCGGGTGTTACCTGCACCAGCCTCCTCATGGGGCTTGGCATTGGGCTCTTGGTCGCGCCCACCTTCGGCAGATTTCTCGCAAAACTCCTGCCCGGCATGGAGGTCTTTGCCGCTGCACTCGTCCTCAGCATCCTCGTCATGACCGCGCTGACCCTGCTCTTCGGTGACTTCCTGCCAAAGCAGATCGCCCTGCAGAACCCCGAGGGCATCCTCATGCGCAGCCACCGCTCGATCCGTCTGCTCACACGCCTCACGGCGCTGCCGAGCGCGGCACTCGTCTCCGTCTCGCGCGGACTGCTCCTCCTCGTCGGCATCAATCCCGAGAACCGCGCCTCTGTCACGGAGGATGCCGTCAAGGATCTCATGGAGCAGGGCACCGAGGACGGTACCTTTGAAAAGGCAGAGCAGGACATGGTCGACCGCATCTTTCACATGAGCGACCAGACCGCCTCCGCTCTCATGACCCCGCGCACACAGATCGCGTGGATCGACCTCGCCGAGACACGCACCGAGCAGCTGCGCGTCATCCGTGCAGCAGAGCACGAGGTGTTCCCCGTCGCGTACGAGAACCTCGACGATTTTCGCGGGGTCGTCTACGCAAAAGAGCTCCTCGATGCAGTCTTGGACGGCGCAGAGCTCAACCTCGCAGACTACATACGGAGTCCCCTCTTCGTTCCGCGTACAATGGAGGGGCTTCGCGTCCTCGAGAAATTCCGCACGGGCGCGATTCACGAGGCCGTCGTCCTCGACGAGTACGGCGGTGTCGTCGGCTTCATCACCATGGGCGACATCATGGAGGAGATCATCGGCAGCGCGGACGATGACGCGCCCACCGGTACGCGTACCGGCGCGGAGGAGACGGCGAACTGGGTCTTTGACGGGCTCTTCCCCATCGACGAGTTCAAGGAGGAGTTCGGCATTGACGAACTGCCCGACGAGGATCACGACCACTTCCACACCCTCGGCGGCTTTGTCACTGCGCAGATCGGCCGTATCCCAAAGGTCGGCGAGACCTGCACATGGGGCGCGTACACCTTCGAGGTGCTGCGCATGGATCGCGCACGCGTCGCCCAGATCCGCATGACGCGAACGGAAGCACCCCCCGAAGAATAA
- the serC gene encoding 3-phosphoserine/phosphohydroxythreonine transaminase, with product MNDRIYNFNPGPAVLPEDVLREVQAELLNFNGTGMSILEISHRAPAYDEVHQQAKADIKELMGLGDDYDVVFTAGGASQTFALIPLNFATEARPGSYLLSGSFSEKSYEEAVRLGVGTVAASTKEANYVRVPRQDEIRIAPDAAYLHLCLNNTIYGTEYHYTPETNGTPLFADMSSDILSRPWDFSSYDFIYAGVQKNLGPAGVVLNVAKKTLLENTPAELPTMLRYSTFQKNDSLYNTPPVFAIYMVGKTVRWIKEHGGLAAMGEANAKKAALLYDAIDSSDGFYRGHAEKGSRSRMNVTFRLPSESLEKDFVAAAKEQGLAGVKGHRSVGGMRASIYNAMPLAGVEKLAAFMAEFRKKH from the coding sequence ATGAATGACCGCATCTACAACTTCAACCCCGGCCCCGCCGTCCTGCCCGAAGATGTTCTGAGAGAGGTACAGGCGGAGCTCCTGAACTTTAACGGCACAGGCATGTCCATCCTCGAGATCAGCCACCGAGCGCCCGCCTACGACGAGGTACATCAGCAGGCAAAGGCGGACATCAAGGAGCTCATGGGGCTCGGCGACGACTACGATGTCGTCTTTACTGCCGGCGGCGCAAGCCAGACCTTCGCTCTCATCCCGCTGAACTTTGCCACCGAGGCACGCCCCGGCAGCTACCTGCTCTCGGGCAGTTTCTCCGAAAAGTCATACGAGGAGGCAGTAAGGCTCGGTGTCGGCACCGTCGCCGCCTCGACGAAGGAGGCGAACTACGTGCGCGTCCCGCGTCAAGACGAAATCCGCATCGCCCCCGACGCCGCCTATCTCCACCTCTGCCTCAACAACACCATCTACGGCACCGAGTACCACTACACCCCCGAGACGAACGGCACCCCGCTCTTTGCCGATATGTCCTCCGACATCCTCTCGCGCCCGTGGGACTTTTCCTCCTATGACTTCATCTATGCGGGCGTACAGAAAAATCTCGGTCCTGCGGGCGTCGTCCTGAACGTCGCAAAGAAAACGCTGCTCGAAAACACCCCCGCAGAACTCCCGACCATGCTGCGCTACAGCACCTTCCAAAAGAACGACTCCCTCTACAACACCCCGCCCGTCTTCGCCATCTACATGGTCGGCAAAACCGTCCGCTGGATCAAGGAGCACGGCGGTCTTGCCGCCATGGGCGAGGCGAACGCGAAGAAAGCCGCCCTCCTCTACGACGCCATCGACAGCTCCGACGGATTCTATCGCGGGCACGCAGAGAAGGGCAGCCGCTCGCGCATGAACGTCACCTTCCGCCTGCCGAGCGAATCCCTCGAAAAGGATTTCGTCGCCGCTGCCAAAGAGCAGGGTCTTGCGGGTGTCAAGGGACACCGCAGCGTCGGCGGCATGCGCGCCTCCATCTACAACGCCATGCCCCTCGCAGGCGTGGAAAAACTCGCGGCGTTTATGGCAGAGTTCCGCAAGAAACACTAA
- a CDS encoding site-specific integrase, whose product MDFDSQSITIDEQVIEIHHKIHFSTPKSTESIRTIHAPAEVFAILKRRKEELDQHKEWLGNAYDEHDLVLCRGNGSPIRPGNFTKAFKDFLARHNMRTIRFHDLRHSCASLMLQSGVAMKTASEILGHSSIAITADLYTHVMQKTKEEAAGKIGDYVFGTQEK is encoded by the coding sequence ATTGACTTCGACAGCCAATCCATTACCATTGATGAGCAGGTGATAGAGATTCATCACAAAATACATTTCTCCACGCCTAAGAGTACTGAAAGCATTCGCACCATTCACGCCCCCGCTGAGGTTTTCGCCATATTGAAGCGGCGAAAGGAGGAGCTAGACCAACATAAGGAATGGCTCGGCAATGCATACGACGAACATGATCTTGTTCTATGCCGTGGGAATGGATCGCCGATCCGCCCCGGCAATTTCACAAAAGCATTCAAGGATTTCTTGGCACGCCACAATATGCGTACCATCCGTTTTCACGATTTACGCCATTCATGCGCTTCGTTAATGCTGCAATCCGGCGTTGCCATGAAAACAGCTTCCGAAATCCTTGGACACAGCTCGATTGCCATTACAGCCGATCTTTACACCCACGTTATGCAAAAGACAAAGGAGGAAGCTGCCGGGAAAATCGGCGATTACGTTTTTGGCACGCAAGAGAAATGA
- a CDS encoding Rpn family recombination-promoting nuclease/putative transposase, whose amino-acid sequence MEVVLRAVMENDRLHVMEVITQQSVPNLYGRSVRFDALATDGENIYDVEIQRSDEGAIPRRARFNSSMIDSREVSKGTLFPDLPETYVIFITEHDIWKRGKPLYKVRRTFEDTEEVFNDGTHILYVNGECRSESPLGRLMHDFFCSDPNDMYSDVLAERVRFFKEDEKGVAAMCKVMEEIYNDGIAIGEVRGEVRGEIRGAETERIKSIKNLISSLGITAEAAMDALKIAKADQPKYLALL is encoded by the coding sequence ATGGAGGTCGTACTCCGTGCCGTCATGGAAAATGATCGTCTGCACGTGATGGAGGTCATCACGCAGCAGAGTGTGCCAAATCTCTACGGTCGTTCCGTACGATTCGATGCACTCGCGACTGATGGCGAGAACATCTACGATGTCGAGATTCAGCGCAGCGACGAGGGTGCAATTCCCCGTCGTGCGAGATTCAACAGCAGCATGATTGATTCTCGCGAGGTCAGCAAGGGAACGCTCTTCCCGGACCTGCCGGAGACCTACGTCATCTTTATCACCGAGCATGACATATGGAAGCGAGGAAAACCGCTCTACAAGGTGCGGCGAACATTCGAGGATACCGAGGAGGTATTTAACGACGGCACGCATATTCTCTACGTCAACGGGGAATGCCGGAGCGAAAGCCCGCTTGGGCGTCTCATGCACGACTTCTTTTGCAGTGATCCGAACGATATGTACAGCGACGTGCTCGCCGAGCGCGTACGCTTTTTCAAAGAAGATGAAAAGGGGGTTGCCGCTATGTGCAAGGTAATGGAAGAAATCTACAACGACGGTATTGCTATTGGCGAAGTTCGCGGCGAGGTTCGTGGTGAAATTCGCGGTGCAGAAACAGAACGTATAAAAAGCATCAAGAACCTCATTTCAAGCCTAGGCATCACCGCCGAAGCTGCAATGGATGCGCTGAAGATTGCCAAGGCCGATCAACCGAAGTATCTGGCGCTCCTCTAA